The Fusarium falciforme chromosome 12, complete sequence DNA window AACCTTCGTAGTCTTCTcctttttctccttcttctctgtcTGCTGGGGTTTCTTCATCTCCTTAGGCTTCTTCATCCCCTTGTACTTCTTAGCCTCCTTAGCCTTCTCGGGCTGCTCAGACTGCTCAGgttcctcaacctcctcaggCATCTTGGGTTCCTTAACCTCTTTATGATCCTTGACCGCCTTGCGGGACCAGGCGAAATCAACACGGACGGGGGCATGATCCGACAAGGGTGAGTTATATTTCGTGACAAAGATCTCAGACTCGTAGTTGAACTTGACGGCATCTAGGTGCACAAACTTGCCAGATCgataactaaaaaaaaaaaaagttagtTTTGCTCAATGACATCATGTTTTAAGAAACAACTTACAAAACCTTGTCCACAACCTCACATGAGTTGTTCTGGGGTGGGTGGGCGCACCCGTTGCTCTTCCCGTTGTTCTCGGGAATGGTGCCGTTGTGATGGAGCTTGACCCAAGCATCGGTGAAGCCGGCATCTGTCAGTTTGTTGATAGTGCGCTTGGGGTGGGTCCACACGTCGTTGAAGTCACCGGCGAGAATGACGGGTCGGCCATTGGAGTGCTTTTTGATGTGTCGAAGAAGCTGGTCAAGTCCTTCGGAGCGAGCCAATCGATCGGGCCACTGATTTCTAAGGTGATGTTAGCCATTATCCACGAATACTTTGTTAAGTACATACCCAGCGTCCGCGTGGAGATTGTAGAGATCAACCTCCAGACCGTCAATGTGAGATGTCATGTATGTGAAACCCTTAGGAGTCAGGCAGTCGCCGCCGTTTATAGCACACTCCTTCCAGGTGTAGCGATCAAAGATGGAGCAGTTGTACCAAGAAAATGTATTAAGGCCGTCGCCGTCTATGACATCGCCAGAAGAGAAAGTCTGGTAAGTGTGGTTGTCGTTGGTAGTGATGCGGTCGTGAAGATGAAAGTCCTCTTGAAGGTGGACAACATCGTATGCCTCCTCACGAAGATGCAGGCCAATACGGGCCGCGGcgagcttcttgtcctcaATGCCGTTGCGGTTGATGATTTCTGGGAGGCCGGCCACGTTGTAGGTGAGGAGGTTGAAAGACGAAGCATTCTTGCAGGGCTCCATCTTGTGCTTGGAGGATGCTTTCTTGAATCCGGTGTAGTCTACTGGCCAGCCCAGGCAAAGGGCAGGGGCCATGAGGGAAAGGGCAACAGAGCTGAAGAACATTTTTGAAAGTGGGAAGTGGTGATGATTGGGAGTGATAATGAGTGAAAGCTTCGATGAGGAAGTGGTGATAAGTGAAAGATGTGATGAACGTTGGTATTTGTTGTTTGTTTATCACTGTGATTGAGGTTGATGAAGgagggaaaaagaaaacagagaagagaaggagaggcgACACTCTTTTATGGATGAAAACATGTTAAGCTTTTTCATTCTCATCTCCCGCCAGAATCTTCAAACTCTTCTCACGTAGATGTCCCTGCGAAGCAAAATTTAGTCACAAGAATCGAATGGGGCTGAGCATGTCTCTTTGGAAGCTTATTTGAGCTTGAACTAAGTTGTATCTGCGTTGATGTGAGCCATTGCGAGCTCAAGAAAGCTTGTTCTTGTGATTTACCTTTGCCGTTGCAGAGAACGATTAGGCATCAAACGTCGGACAAACCAACAAAGCGTAGGGTGTACAAATTGCAATAGCTCCTATCAGTTGCTGTCGGGGCGTTTTCTGATTAGATTTTAATGCCGTCATGTATTAGAaactgtgttctttgttactATAGTGATGCCCGGTGCGAGTCACAATATGCAACATGCCAGCAGTGAATACAGCAGCAAGGCCCTCCCCATTGAAGTGATGTTCTCAACAATCATGATTCCTATCTTGTAAGCTTTTACTTGCATCAATACGTTGGAAGGATAAGGGTTGAACCAGCATGAGTGATCAGCAGGGCGAACTTTGGAAGCGGGTTTCCCCGGGAAAGCAATGACTCAGGCCAGCTCGTTACGGGACGTGTACCGTGATCCCCTCACCTCAGCAACTCTCACTTATGCTGTTATCCCCTCATTATGTGGCGATTTCAGTGTCAATCTACACTCCAATTTCTGTAACCGGACGTCTTCACCCCTTTTACAATCACACAAGCATGTTATTTGAACAAGTGCTTAAAGAGTTGATTTCAACCATTGTGCCGGATTTGCAAATATTAACAGTCCCTCACACTGCATCCAACCTGGAGCAGTTTTCAAGCCAGCTGAGAACTATAGTACAGGTCGAAAGCAAAATATGTACAGTGATGAATGGTGCAAAAAAGACAATAGTCGAGTAATATCGAGTAATAGCACTCTCGGCGTTACCACCCCAGCCTTGACGAAGGTTCACCACTTAGCAGATATTCTGCTTGGCGTTGCCAGTGATGGACCAGCTAATGTTCTCACCGCAAGGAGACTCGCGGACCGAGTTGTCGTTGACTTCGAGGGTAACCGAAATGTCGCGGTTGTTGGGGAACTCGTCGCGAGCGGCCAGACGAACCTCACCGCCTCCCTTGACAGTGCCGCCGTTAATCTTGACGTTGTAGCAGTTCTCGATAAGGATGGCATTGTTGCCGTTGTCCGCCAGGTCAACAGTCTCGATTTCAGCGGCACCGGACTGGGAAACGCAGAAAACGCCACGGCCACCACCGCGGGAGACGACCTTGTCGATGAAAATGTTTGTCTCGTACTCGCCGTTGGCGCCCTGGCCGTTGTTGTTGGCGAATCGGAGGGTGCCGTAACCAGTGCCTGCACCGACGTTGCTACCGTCGACGAGACCGACCTTGGCGTTGGTGGTCTTTTGGATGAGGAGACCGGCCTCGCCGACGTCGCGGGCGATAACCTGGTCGATCTCGAGGCCGTCAATGTTCCAGGTCTCGACGGCGTGGCTGCCGGCACCGGTGACGCTGATAGTGCCCATCTTAACGTTCGAGTTGGCGGCCTTGTCTCGGTCGAAGCGGATACCCAAGCCTCCGCTAAGGTTCATCGTGATTTCTCCGAGCACCAAGTTCTTGGTGCCGTAGAATCGGAGGCCAAAGTAAGGAGAGCCAGTCATGGTGAGGTAAGGAATCTGAACATCCGTGGTGTCAAGGGACTCGATAGCGCCGTGTCCAGCTCGGTTGGCAACGTCAATGGTACCACATCCCTCAAAGATCTTGCCGCTGTCAATGCTGATGGTGCCTGCACCAATCGAACCCGACGCAATGACAGAGACGCGCTGGCCGCTGCTGATGGAGTCGATGGCAGCTTGGATCGCGGCAAGATAGTCGGAACCCGAGTAGACCTCTCCAGACCCGCTGGTAGCTGTGAAGGAGCCGTCGGAGCCCGTCACCTGGGCGTCGGGTGTGCCAGCACCACACTGGGCTTGGACGCCTCcgatgagggcgagggcAGCGGTTGGGATCAAGGCTCGGACCATGGTTGCGATTATCTTGGGCGATGTGGGGATAAAGGAATGGGACACAGTCCTGTTCCTCTAACCATGAAGAAACGGGGACAAGCTATTTATGCTGTTTGAGAACCCACATCGCGATGCCCCTAAACCGATGATCTCTCTCAAACAAACATTGGCATTAGAGGATCACGTTGATCCAGAACAACTCTAATTCTGCACCAATCCGGGGACAGCTTTGTTACGGGAGAGTCGGGTGTAGAATGGTAGAGTCCTTGTCGCTCTCGGCGAGGAACAGGGGATGGCCTGTTTCCAAACAAGACCTGAGGCAAACTGCAAGGGGTTCCCCAGGCATTCAGGAACCGAGGGCACGATGACCTGCAAATAAGCTTCCTTGAAACACATTATGCTTAAAAGGTAGCCAGTGTTGCGCGACGGGGTGACATGTCTACCAGACTCGGGGGTTTATGAACACCTTTTTTGGCATCATCAATTTGACGATCCCTCCCGACACTAACATTTCTCCCATTGCATCATCCGGCCATTCTGCTCAAGGCGATAAATTGCCATCCTCAAGACGAGATCTTAACTGTCGGGTTTTAATTTTCCGGGCACGTCACGTCACTACTATAATTGGCTTAGGCTGCAGCCCTTGAGACGGCCAAGATGTTTCAGTTGATAGCCCCTTATCAGCCATGTCGCAGTGGCCCCTTGCTTCGCCAAAACGCACAGAAGATTGCTAGAAAACATGACGGACGGTGACATGCTCACCTTTAATCTGACCACAAGTTTATTCTGggccttatagcttatttcaGCCCGTCACGTTATCGTGGTCACGTCCCAATCCGGGCTCCGTCGGAAGTTCGGTCGGCAGCTCGGCCCCATATCCGCTTTCCCCAGCTCCACTGTCCCGGTATTAACAGAAGGAACCGGATCCGGAGATCAAGACACTGGCCAAAGACAGAAAACGGGATTTATTGTATGAGGCTTACCCTTATGAGGCTTATTCTTTTCTCTGATTCCATCTATCCATGTTTCTCAGCTTGCCTATTAACGTCTAGTTGCTGGTGGGCAGACGAGGCTCTGATCCAGCACTGACAGTCCAGCCACCCTAGACTCCAGGCTCGACACGTATGAACGCCCATAAATAGTTTCTATAGAACGATCAAATGAGGTTTTTAGTGAAGTATAGCCTGTGGAACTGGCATAGATGGCCTCAAATCCAGTTGACGCTTAATCCAACCACTAGAAATGCTGTCGACCTTACGAGGCAGAATAACAACTCCAAGTGACAAAGATTACTGAACCGTCAGCATGATGCTGTCTTGAAACCACATCCTTGCTGCATTGTCAAGCCATGTCTGCAAGCTCGTCTTGACGAAAGCACGTCAGCTCGAATTGTTTTTCAATTTCAATCTGTTCATCTGCACGCTGGTTGGTTTGGCGCTTACTGGCACGACCACCCTTGCAGGTGCATGCGCATCAGTCTTTCGCAACAAATCCATGCCTCCCAACAGCGGGGACATAATCCTGCAGGCCACGACAGACACATCAACCGCGCGCTAAGCAACAGCATTGGTTCTCAGGACTGCAGCTTGAATGCTTTTTGAGAAATATAAACCACTCTATTAGCCGCGAGATGGATCCTACAATGCAAGTGCTGGGCTAACTTGGGTCGCCAGTTGGGGCTGGGTCGATTATCAGATGATGAGCAACGGGCATCTTGGGAGTTAAAACCTTGGCTAGGGCCCGAAAGCTTGTCCTGTTCATTCCCCTTGGCATAAAACAGTAGCTGGTAGTTGAGCGTTGCTTCACTTACAATTTCAACACCGAACACCGCCCTTGAACCTCATCTAGAGATGACCAAGAACCAGCCTCCAGCTATGGTCCGGTATGTCCTTTATCCCATTCTTTGGCATTTCTCGTTCTTCAAACTCCCCCACCCATCAGCTAGGACTGCTATTCTGACTAAGATGCTATCATAGGCCACCGCCAGCCGCCAAGACGGCTGCTGCTAGGAGACCCGTCCCCTGCAACAACGCAGTTCTATCTCAGCCTACGATACCTAAACGCCCTGCTGCCCCTACCCAGCGTCCCGTCGGCCTACCTCAACACCCCAAAGTCCAACAAAAACACCCTTCAAGGCCTGCTCATCCGGCTCCGACCCGTCCTCTCCCAAATCCTCCTCGCCCGAGCCGGCTCCCTACAGCACAACCAACTAAGAAACCGGTCGGATACAAGCCTGTCCCTCCTCCAAAAGCCACACCTAGCCCTTCTGTCGTCAAGAAGCAACCTACACCGAACAAAGGCATGCAAATGGATGATGTCAAACGCATCCAACAAGCTGCATATGCTCAAGGTCAGAAGGCTGGGCGCAAGACCGGTCAAGCTCAGGGCTACCAGGCGGGTGAAAAGCACGGCCGAAAGGtcggccaagaagctggaaACCGCGAAGGCTTCAGCAAAGGGCAGAAGCAGGGTTATGCACAAGGGCACAAGAATGGTCATGCCTCGGGACAAGCACAAGGTTACGCCAAGGGCCAGAACGTGGGCTTCAGCGCTGGACATAACAAAGGCCAGGCTACAGGGCAACGCCAAGGCTATGCTCGGGGCCAGAGTCAAGGATACGGCGCTGGACACGTAAGTGGTCATGTTGAGGGCCGGAAACAAGGCTTTGCACAAGGCCAGAGCCAAGGCTTCGATGCCGGACAGAGAAGAGGCCATGTTTCGGGGCATAAGCAAGGCTACTATCAAGGTCAACATGTCGGCTACTACCAGGGTCAACACGCTGGCTATTCTCGAGGTGAACATTTCAGTTATCACCATGGATACCAACAAGGGCGCGATGAAGAGCATGACATCAACAAAAAGGCCATTGCAGGCGGTGTAGTCGCGGGCGCAATGCTTGGTGGAACCTTCATGTATCTGGGCCACGAGGCACTGGACCCTGATGGGCTCTCACAGGTCACGGAGGAAACAGAAAGCATCAGCACTGAGATGGAAATGAGCGACGATGAGTTCGCTCCAGGAGAGCcagttgaggatgaagactgGTATGAGAGACACAGAGCGGAGtgggatggcgatgaggccTATGCCCGATCCCATGAGGGGTTTTCAGGACATGGGGATGAAAACTTCTATGAGGGTGGAGGCTATATTGGTGGGGGATATGAGGGGAGTGATGGGTATGATACGAACCAGGATGTTAGAGACGACAGCCAGGTTCACTTGAGCCAGGAATATGAGGCCGATAGGGGAGGCTTCGCAGGAGGTGAGCATTCTAGAAGTGCTGATGATTTTGATGAAAAAGGTCGGGGAGAGGAAGATTGTTGCGAGTGCGACAATTGTTGTGACTGTGGTGACTCTTGGTGCTGTGGGGGTGTAGATGACAAGAAGGATAACGGTTCTGGCTGTGTAATTATGTGAGTTCCCAGTGGAGAGGCTGTTCCAGACTTTGCCTGGGAAACCTACAGCAGCGCTGGGTCACTTGATGAGGAAACTGTATTAAAACTTTGGACCCTTTGTCTGGATAGATGAGTACACTTTGGAGCTGGGCGCTTCCGCTCGTCACACCGTGGTACTTGGATAGCCAACCAAGCTCGTGTTGGAGGGCATCTCTAAGCGCTCAGGCCTGAAAGAGCAGGAACTAGGCCGTAGCTACAGTCCCCTTGTGATGAGCCGGGACTGCAGGGGAAGCGTGGATCCCGCTCAGAACAAACTGGAATGATGCACTGCACACGTACCAACACCAAACACCTGGCATCAGAGATGCAGATCAATCATCTTTGACTTGAATAAGAACTACCGAGTCCATTTGTCTGCCCCCATTATGACCTGCCGGACCCCTACCATTCAACTCTTGCAGCTGAGCGTTGATCCAGAGGGCGAAAGCGAGTTCCGCCtgctcatcaacaaccaATTCATCAAGTACATCACAATAGACAACGGAGTATTCGACAGCGGAGATATGTGCTTTGGACCTTCGTTGATATCCCTTCTTCCGCCACTGCCACCTAGGGATTGGAATATGGCCCGCATCTGCCGCGACCCGACGACTGGAACCGCCCACTTTGTTGAGGTCGAAAGAGCGCGCCTGCCAGGCATCGAGAAGACATGGCATCACATCAATATTGACTATTTAAACATTAAATTGGGGCGGAAACTTCGCTCCAACATCTACGAAGCCACCTGTCCTGGCTTTAGTTCAACGGTCATCGCAAAGTTCGCACGGTTTCCGTGGGAAATTCCCCAGCTAGAGAAGGAAACGGAGGCGTACAAATGGATACAGGTTTATCACATCGGCCCTCCATTTCCTGGACATCTGTCCGAGGAGGGGAGAGTCATTGGCTTCATCATGACCAATATCACCGAGTGCCACCATGCTACGCCGGATGACTTTGACCTGTGTCACCAGACATTGACCAGACTACACGAACTGGGAATTAAGCACGGGGACATCAGCAAACACAACTTTTTAGTTCATGCCGGAAAAGCAACcctcatcgactttgacagCGCCGTGCCGAGGGCCAGCGCACAGGAGCTCCAAGATGAGATTTCCAGCCTGCAGCAACACCTGGAGGATACGTCTGGGAGAGGTGGACGGGTTATTGAGCAGAACTCAGCCTAGAGTCTGTTTCGTTGGGCAGTGAGGATTTGGTAGCGAAGCACACAGGGTCGATGTAACCAACTCGGTTTAGAGAAGGATCTCGGGACACATGACTTGGGAGTTGATTAAATGCTTTTATCGTTACGCCG harbors:
- a CDS encoding F-box domain-containing protein; this encodes MTKNQPPAMVRPPPAAKTAAARRPVPCNNAVLSQPTIPKRPAAPTQRPVGLPQHPKVQQKHPSRPAHPAPTRPLPNPPRPSRLPTAQPTKKPVGYKPVPPPKATPSPSVVKKQPTPNKGMQMDDVKRIQQAAYAQGQKAGRKTGQAQGYQAGEKHGRKVGQEAGNREGFSKGQKQGYAQGHKNGHASGQAQGYAKGQNVGFSAGHNKGQATGQRQGYARGQSQGYGAGHVSGHVEGRKQGFAQGQSQGFDAGQRRGHVSGHKQGYYQGQHVGYYQGQHAGYSRGEHFSYHHGYQQGRDEEHDINKKAIAGGVVAGAMLGGTFMYLGHEALDPDGLSQVTEETESISTEMEMSDDEFAPGEPVEDEDWYERHRAEWDGDEAYARSHEGFSGHGDENFYEGGGYIGGGYEGSDGYDTNQDVRDDSQVHLSQEYEADRGGFAGEGESEFRLLINNQFIKYITIDNGVFDSGDMCFGPSLISLLPPLPPRDWNMARICRDPTTGTAHFVEVERARLPGIEKTWHHINIDYLNIKLGRKLRSNIYEATCPGFSSTVIAKFARFPWEIPQLEKETEAYKWIQVYHIGPPFPGHLSEEGRVIGFIMTNITECHHATPDDFDLCHQTLTRLHELGIKHGDISKHNFLVHAGKATLIDFDSAVPRASAQELQDEISSLQQHLEDTSGRGGRVIEQNSA
- a CDS encoding Endo/exonuclease/phosphatase domain-containing protein — translated: MFFSSVALSLMAPALCLGWPVDYTGFKKASSKHKMEPCKNASSFNLLTYNVAGLPEIINRNGIEDKKLAAARIGLHLREEAYDVVHLQEDFHLHDRITTNDNHTYQTFSSGDVIDGDGLNTFSWYNCSIFDRYTWKECAINGGDCLTPKGFTYMTSHIDGLEVDLYNLHADAGNQWPDRLARSEGLDQLLRHIKKHSNGRPVILAGDFNDVWTHPKRTINKLTDAGFTDAWVKLHHNGTIPENNGKSNGCAHPPQNNSCEVVDKVFYRSGKFVHLDAVKFNYESEIFVTKYNSPLSDHAPVRVDFAWSRKAVKDHKEVKEPKMPEEVEEPEQSEQPEKAKEAKKYKGMKKPKEMKKPQQTEKKEKKEKTTKVEEPKKSEDPKPILYPMARGA